Proteins co-encoded in one Papaver somniferum cultivar HN1 chromosome 5, ASM357369v1, whole genome shotgun sequence genomic window:
- the LOC113282839 gene encoding kinesin-like protein KIN-12B: MKNHMLPKGSGILREINTPEQQLSSPNPNSKQRSRKKTSSRENVSPSYLNSMLDYSSPSVTTAKTLSSVGKMKSPLPPRPPTSSSNPLKRKLILESVPENSAPGSFDSGVQVIVRMRPPNPNVDADVELIVEKASSESLSVLGQTFTFDSVADTGSSQKDIYQLVGAPLVENCLAGFNSSIFAYGQTGSGKTYTMWGPSNALLEDNPSGGEQGLTPRVFEQLFSRMSEEEAKHADKQLNYQCRCSFLEIYNEQITDLLDPSQRNLLIREDVKSGVYVENLSEHDVCTMKDVRLLLIKGLANRRTGATSINAESSRSHSVFTCTVESRCKSLSDGLSSCKTSRINLVDLAGSERQKLTGAAGERLKEAGNINRSLSQLGNLINILADVSQTGKQRHIPYRDSRLTFLLQESLGGNARLAMICAISPVLSCKNETLSTLRFAQRAKAIKNKATVNEVMQDDVNVLREVIRQLKDELLRMKANVNPAAAGPNGGYSTSWSARRSLSILKMSLNQPMTLPHIDDDSDEEMEIDEEAVERLCNEVENNINEREVASESALSSDDPISTPVSKQGLEVADVHMEVCPLEGITEEEAVENSMVIYDQVKDVKDPIEEQLQEGGPPCETLVENHSADVSASKTSVSCSPSAALPSNLSIISCEEIPVLRSPPLSVSPRVNESSRKSLKTLSMLSASQKDLAEEKNLGLEDLPRRSVKCKSSSGQTSTNGFTQTEHLAASLHRGLQIIDSHRQSTAFGRSSFRFSYKPAELKPLLLTVDKVDVGVQTVSLESEVPVEDASEYLCSNCKNRTPLLELKEETENSNMQLVPIEVSQSGEKTKKLVPKAVEKVLAGAIRREMALEEFCAKQTAEISQLDRLVQQYKHERECNSIIEQTREDKIRRLESLMDGVLPTEEFMEEEFMSLANEHKLLKEKYDNHPELLRTKIELRRVQDELDSYRNFFDMGERDVLVEEVQHLRSQLTYYVDSSSSSPLPSQKRSPMLQLTYPCDPPSTPLCAIPETTERSMEEKFEQERCNWTEAEGKWISLCEELRTELEESRVLAEKLKVEYNSEKRCADELKEAMQMAMQGHARILEQYADLQEKHLALLARHRKMQEGIEDVKRAASKAGVRGAESKFINSLAAEISAFKVDREKEKRYMMDEKKGLQAQLRDTAEAVQAAGELVVRLKEAEEVALISQKRALEAEQEAEKAYRQIQKLKKKHEKEISTLNQVVAESRLPKEAIRPANYDFDTTRYDEPLYHGQEEDTKLPVEPFPWFSSGYDQCNI, encoded by the exons ATGAAGAATCACATGCTACCGAAAGGTAGTGGAATCTTGAGAGAAATTAATACACCAGAACAACAACTATCATCGCCGAATCCTAACAGCAAACAGAGATCTAGGAAGAAAACATCATCAAGAGAGAATGTTTCTCCCTCATATTTAAATTCGATGCTTGATTATTCATCTCCTTCTGTAACAACTGCTAAAACACTTTCTTCTGTGGGTAAAATGAAAAGCCCTCTTCCTCCTCGACCGCCAACTTCTTCTTCTAATCCATTAAAACGGAAATTGATATTGGAATCAGTTCCTGAGAATAGTGCTCCTGGATCTTTCGATTCTGGTGTTCAG GTGATAGTACGAATGCGTCCACCAAATCCAAATGTGGATGCGGATGTTGAGTTGATAGTAGAAAAGGCATCGTCGGAATCTTTATCAGTCCTTGGTCAGACCTTCACGTTTGATTCTGTGGCAGATACAGGATCCTCTCAG AAAGACATCTATCAACTAGTAGGTGCTCCTCTTGTGGAGAATTGTTTGGCTGGGTTTAACAGTTCAATATTTGCTTATGGCCAG ACAGGGAGTGGAAAGACATACACAATGTGGGGACCCTCCAATGCTTTGTTGGAAGATAATCCATCTGGTGGTGAGCAAGGCCTTACTCCCCGCGTCTTCGAGCAGCTCTTCTCACGCATGAGTGAG GAGGAAGCAAAACATGCTGACAAGCAACTAAACTATCAATGTCGCTGTTCGTTTCTTGAG ATCTATAATGAACAGATTACAGACTTGTTGGATCCAAGTCAACGGAACCTCCTG ATTAGGGAAGATGTGAAATCAGGTGTTTATGTTGAGAATCTCTCCGAGCATGATGTATGCACGATGAAAGACGTGAGATTGCTTTTGATAAAG GGACTGGCGAACAGGAGGACTGGTGCAACAAGTATAAATGCAGAGAGTTCTCGTTCGCATAGTGTGTTCACTTGTACTGTGGAGTCACGATGCAAG AGCTTGTCGGATGGCTTGAGCAGTTGCAAGACAAGTAGAATAAACCTAGTTGATCTTGCTGGCTCAGAGAGACAAAAGCTTACTGGTGCCGCAGGAGAACGGTTGAAGGAGGCAGGGAATATTAACCGTTCCCTTTCTCAGCTTGG GAACTTGATAAATATTCTCGCTGATGTTTCGCAAACTGGGAAGCAACGGCATATCCCGTATAGGGACTCCAGGCTAACTTTCTTGCTGCAGGAATCCTTGGGTGGTAATGCAAGATTAGCAATGATATGTGCTATTTCTCCCGTGCTAAG TTGTAAGAACGAAACACTCAGTACTCTGAGGTTTGCCCAGCGTGCAAAAGCAATTAAAAACAAGGCAACTGTTAATGAAGTCATGCAAGATGATGTGAATGTCTTGCGAGAAGTGATCCGCCAGCTTAAG GATGAACTTCTCCGAATGAAAGCAAATGTCAATCCTGCAGCAGCAGGCCCCAATGGAGGATATTCAACAAGTTGGAGTGCACGTCGAagcttgagtatattgaaaatgAGTCTGAACCAACCCATGACATTACCTCATATTGATGATGACAGTGATGAGGAGATGGAAATCGACGAGGAAGCAGTTGAGAGGCTCTGCAATGAGGTAGAAAATAATATTAATGAAAGAGAGGTTGCCTCTGAAAGCGCACTCTCCTCCGATGATCCTATAAGTACACCTGTTAGTAAGCAGGGCTTGGAGGTAGCTGATGTTCATATGGAAGTTTGTCCATTAGAAGGTATAACAGAAGAAGAGGCTGTGGAGAATAGTATGGTTATTTATGATCAAGTGAAGGATGTAAAGGATCCCATTGAGGAGCAACTTCAAGAGGGAGGACCACCATGCGAGACTCTGGTGGAGAACCATTCTGCAGATGTTTCTGCCTCCAAAACTTCTGTATCCTGTTCTCCTAGTGCCGCTCTTCCTTCTAACCTTAGCATAATTTCCTGTGAGGAGATTCCAGTTCTTCGTTCTCCCCCTTTGAGTGTTTCACCAAGAGTCAACGAAAGCAGCAGGAAAAGCCTTAAGACATTATCGATGTTGTCTGCTTCCCAGAAAGATTTAGCAGAGGAGAAAAATCTAGGACTGGAGGATCTACCTAGGAGATCTGTGAAATGCAAGTCCTCAAGTGGTCAAACTAGTACAAATGGCTTTACACAAACTGAACATCTGGCAGCAAGTCTCCATCGTGGTCTTCAAATTATCGATAGTCACCGCCAGAGTACAGCCTTTGGTCGCTCTTCCTTCAGGTTTTCTTATAAACCCGCTGAACTGAAGCCTCTTCTTCTTACAGTTGATAAGGTTGATGTTGGAGTACAAACTGTTTCACTTGAATCTGAAGTACCTGTAGAAGATGCATCAGAATATTTGTGCAGTAATTGCAAGAACAGAACTCCTTTACTTGAATTGAAAGAGGAAACTGAGAACTCAAATATGCAATTAGTACCTATTGAAGTGTCACAATCAGGTGAAAAGACCAAAAAGCTAGTTCCAAAG GCAGTAGAAAAGGTGTTAGCTGGAGCAATCAGGAGAGAAATGGCTCTTGAAGAGTTCTGTGCCAAGCAGACTGCTGAAATCTCCCAGTTGGATCGTCTT GTTCAGCAATACAAGCATGAGAGGGAATGTAACAGTATAATTGAACAGACAAGAGAAGACAAAATCAGGAGGCTAGAGAGCCTGATGGATGGGGTCTTGCCGACTGAGGAATTCATGGAGGAAGAGTTTATGTCTCTTGCAAATGAGCATAAG CTGTTGAAAGAAAAATACGATAACCATCCTGAGTTGCTGAGAACAAAAATTGAACTTAGAAGAGTTCAAGATGAGCTTGATAGTTACAGAAACTTTTTTGATATGGGTGAGAGAGATGTATTGGTGGAAGAGGTTCAGCATTTGAGAAGCCAACTCACCTATTATgtcgattcttcttcttcttctcctttaccgTCTCAAAAAAGAAGTCCAATGCTACAGCTGACATATCCTTGCGATCCGCCTTCGACACCCTTATGCGCAATTCCTGAGACAACTGAGCGAAGTATGGAGGAGAAATTTGAACAGGAGAGGTGTAACTGGACTGAGGCAGAAGGCAAGTGGATCTCCCTTTGCGAAGAATTGAGAACTGAACTTGAAGAAAGTCGTGTTCTTGCCGAGAAGTTGAAGGTggaatataattcggaaaagagatGTGCGGATGAGCTTAAAGAAGCAATGCAGATGGCAATGCAGGGACATGCACGGATTCTTGAGCAGTATGCTGACCTTCAGGAGAAACATCTTGCTTTACTTGCAAGGCACAGGAAGATGCAGGAAGGAATAGAAGATGTCAAAAGGGCTGCATCTAAAGCAGGAGTTAGGGGCGCTGAATCGAAGTTTATCAACTCCCTTGCTGCTGAAATTTCTGCATTTAAAGTGGATAGGGAAAAAGAGAAGAGGTATATGATGGATGAGAAGAAGGGGTTGCAGGCTCAACTGAGAGATACCGCTGAAGCTGTACAAGCGGCTGGTGAACTTGTTGTGCGGCTCAAGGAAGCAGAAGAAGTTGCCCTTATCTCCCAG